In one Musa acuminata AAA Group cultivar baxijiao chromosome BXJ2-5, Cavendish_Baxijiao_AAA, whole genome shotgun sequence genomic region, the following are encoded:
- the LOC103984732 gene encoding uncharacterized protein LOC103984732, with protein MDEEEERGAVLHEAAASFICPPRLEDAGLEDCALPPESIMEAFALAAISVGPRVDEDGDDEGFGEAPDEDDASGAASEVVGGGGVGVVASDGLAVLGGDDSDSVEKKTAKDYEAEEKEEISR; from the coding sequence atggacgaggaggaggagcgggGCGCGGTGCTCCACGAGGCGGCAGCGTCCTTCATTTGCCCGCCGAGGCTGGAGGACGCGGGGCTCGAGGACTGCGCCCTCCCTCCGGAGTCCATCATGGAGGCCTTCGCCCTCGCCGCCATCTCCGTTGGCCCCCGCGTCGACGAAGATGGCGACGATGAGGGCTTCGGAGAGGCCCCCGACGAAGACGATGCGTCGGGGGCGGCCTCGGAAGTGGTCGGAGGTGGCGGAGTTGGGGTAGTCGCCTCCGACGGGCTCGCGGTTCTTGGCGGAGACGATTCCGATTCGGTTGAAAAGAAGACGGCGAAGGACTATGAAGccgaagagaaagaagaaatcaGCAGATAA
- the LOC103984731 gene encoding transcription repressor OFP8-like: protein MGKSNNKSSRSSSAKFKHRFSRMLLGSSCTTTTMAATTLGQAKLPSATPQRQLFPDPDCRRRRKLDHHAPFSATDHRRLRHVAPVVSISINCGARRFVQTSDPFLPLVNKEEEHDNERKTEAKQRSKRASETKKKIKRAEAKKLLPDAYGFIISSSTDSENQLDLLSSDEEEEESATLLSSNSFSSDSSEFFHNSRKKNTKSTRRLARRHATHSKELRPLVSIASKEREESRERRESNAGFAVVKRSSDPYSDFKSSMVEMIVERGMHRARDLERLLDAYLSLNSHRHHQTILEAFADICEAMYGK from the coding sequence ATGGGAAAGTCCAACAATAAaagcagcagaagcagcagcgCCAAGTTCAAGCATCGCTTCTCTCGGATGCTACTCGGCTCCTcttgcaccaccaccaccatggcAGCCACCACCTTGGGCCAAGCCAAGCTTCCGAGCGCCACCCCGCAGCGCCAGCTCTTTCCCGATCCAGATTGTCGCCGCCGACGCAAGCTCGATCACCATGCGCCCTTCTCCGCTACCGACCATCGCCGGCTGCGCCACGTCGCCCCGGTCGTGAGTATCTCCATCAACTGCGGCGCCCGTCGGTTCGTGCAAACCTCTGATCCGTTCCTTCCTTTGGTGAACAAGGAAGAGGAGCACGATAACGAGAGGAAGACAGAAGCTAAGCAGAGAAGCAAGAGAGCATCGGAGACAAAGAAGAAGATCAAGAGAGCGGAAGCAAAGAAGCTGTTACCCGATGCTTATGGATTCATTATCTCTTCTTCCACTGATAGCGAGAACCAACTCGATCTATTAAGCagtgatgaagaagaggaagaatcgGCGACTCTGTTATCATCCAATAGCTTCTCCTCCGACTCCTCCGAATTCTTCCACAACAGCAGGAAGAAGAACACGAAGTCCACCAGGCGCCTGGCAAGAAGACATGCGACGCATTCCAAAGAGCTGCGGCCACTGGTCTCCATCGCGTCGAAGGAGAGGGAAGAGAGCCGAGAGAGAAGAGAGTCCAACGCAGGGTTCGCGGTGGTGAAGCGATCGAGCGACCCATACAGCGACTTCAAGAgctcgatggtggagatgatcgtGGAGCGCGGCATGCACAGGGCTCGAGACTTGGAGCGCCTCCTCGACGCTTACCTCTCCCTCAACTCGCATCGTCACCATCAGACCATCCTCGAGGCGTTTGCCGACATATGCGAAGCCATGTATGGGAAGTAG